In a single window of the Nocardioides massiliensis genome:
- a CDS encoding RNA degradosome polyphosphate kinase: MSPETSPAPQDLQPTVSGSLEDGPPTSPLRAVGGDTFEVEPPYVADLEAVDLDTEGYADRFADRELSWLRFNQRVLELSEDASLPLLERVRFSAIFTSNLDEFFMVRVAGLKRRIAAGVAVRAASGLLPREVLDLIWQTTTELMTRQARAFREDLVPALEAEGIALVRWPDLTKDEQRHCKRLFKDRIFPVLTPLAVDPAHPFPYISGLSLNLAVVVGNPKTGEEHFARVKVPPIFPRFIGLGGQRFVPLEDVISAHLKRLFPGMTVLASHSFRVTRNEDLEVEEDDAENLLKALEKELLRRRFGPPVRLEVEESIDEHVLDLLVSELDVERSEVLHLPGPLDLGGLSDIADLDRADLKFPAAVPVTHHALAEVESASPVDIFAALSRGDVLLHHPYHSFATSVQRFIEQAAADPHVLAIKQTLYRTSGDSPIIDALVDAAEAGKQVLVIVEIKARFDEQANIRWARKLEQAGCHVVYGLVGLKTHCKLSMVVRDEATNGGGIRRYTHIGTGNYNPKTARHYEDLGLLTCDAGIGEDVAQLFNNLSGWSRNASYDRLLVAPGSVRDGLVERIRAEVAHHREGRPARIRIKANSVVDETVIDELYLASRAGVPVDLWVRGICALRPGVPGLSETIRVRSILGRFLEHSRVFWFEKGGEPEALIGSADLMHRNLDRRVEVLVPLPQRRLVEDVGALLDLAFDDETNAWELAADGSWRRTNGTQHLHEILIRVHRARRPRAEKQRLGTRARRS, translated from the coding sequence ATGAGCCCCGAGACCTCGCCCGCCCCCCAAGACCTGCAGCCGACGGTGTCGGGGTCGCTGGAGGACGGGCCGCCGACCAGCCCGTTGCGCGCGGTGGGTGGCGACACGTTCGAGGTGGAGCCGCCGTACGTCGCGGATCTCGAGGCGGTGGACCTGGACACCGAGGGGTACGCCGACCGGTTCGCCGACCGCGAGCTGTCGTGGCTGCGCTTCAACCAGCGCGTGCTCGAGCTGTCGGAGGACGCCAGCCTGCCGCTGCTGGAGCGGGTGCGGTTCTCGGCGATCTTCACCTCCAACCTCGACGAGTTCTTCATGGTCCGGGTGGCCGGCCTCAAGCGGCGGATCGCCGCCGGTGTGGCGGTGCGCGCCGCCTCGGGGCTGCTCCCGCGCGAGGTGCTCGACCTGATCTGGCAGACCACCACCGAGCTCATGACCCGTCAGGCACGGGCGTTCCGTGAGGATCTCGTGCCCGCGCTCGAGGCCGAGGGCATCGCGCTGGTGCGCTGGCCGGACCTGACCAAGGACGAGCAGCGGCACTGCAAGCGACTGTTCAAGGACCGGATCTTCCCCGTCCTCACGCCGTTGGCCGTCGACCCAGCGCACCCCTTCCCCTACATCTCGGGGCTGTCGCTCAACCTCGCCGTCGTGGTCGGCAACCCCAAGACCGGTGAGGAGCATTTCGCGCGGGTGAAGGTGCCGCCGATCTTCCCGCGGTTCATCGGGCTGGGCGGGCAGCGGTTCGTGCCGCTCGAGGACGTCATCTCCGCGCACCTCAAGCGGCTCTTCCCCGGCATGACCGTCCTGGCCTCCCACTCCTTCCGGGTCACCCGCAACGAGGACCTCGAGGTCGAGGAGGACGACGCGGAGAACCTCCTCAAGGCGCTGGAGAAGGAGCTGCTGCGGCGCCGGTTCGGCCCGCCGGTGCGGCTCGAGGTGGAGGAGTCCATCGACGAGCACGTGCTCGACCTGCTGGTCAGCGAGCTCGACGTCGAGCGCAGCGAGGTGCTGCACCTGCCCGGACCCCTGGACCTGGGCGGGCTCAGCGACATCGCGGATCTGGACCGCGCGGACCTGAAGTTCCCGGCCGCCGTACCCGTCACCCACCACGCGCTGGCCGAGGTCGAGTCCGCGTCGCCGGTCGACATCTTCGCGGCGCTGTCGCGCGGCGACGTACTCCTGCACCACCCGTACCACTCGTTTGCCACATCCGTGCAGCGGTTCATCGAGCAGGCCGCGGCCGACCCGCACGTGCTGGCGATCAAGCAGACGCTCTACCGCACTTCCGGCGACTCACCGATCATCGACGCGCTCGTCGACGCCGCCGAGGCCGGCAAGCAGGTGCTGGTGATCGTGGAGATCAAGGCGCGCTTCGACGAGCAGGCCAACATCCGCTGGGCGCGCAAGCTGGAGCAGGCCGGGTGCCACGTGGTCTACGGGCTGGTCGGCCTGAAGACCCATTGCAAGCTGTCGATGGTGGTGCGCGACGAGGCGACCAACGGCGGTGGCATCCGGCGCTACACGCACATCGGCACCGGCAACTACAACCCCAAGACCGCGCGGCACTACGAGGACCTGGGCCTGCTCACCTGCGACGCCGGGATCGGCGAGGACGTCGCGCAGCTGTTCAACAACCTGTCGGGTTGGTCGCGCAACGCGTCGTACGACCGGCTGCTCGTCGCGCCCGGGTCCGTGCGCGACGGCCTGGTGGAGCGGATCCGGGCGGAGGTCGCCCATCACCGGGAAGGGCGTCCGGCGCGGATCCGGATCAAGGCCAACTCGGTGGTCGACGAGACGGTGATCGACGAGCTCTACCTCGCGTCGCGCGCCGGCGTGCCGGTCGACCTGTGGGTGCGCGGCATCTGCGCGCTTCGTCCGGGCGTGCCGGGGTTGTCGGAGACGATCCGGGTGCGCTCGATCCTGGGGCGGTTCCTCGAGCACTCGCGGGTCTTCTGGTTCGAGAAAGGGGGTGAACCCGAGGCGCTCATCGGCTCGGCCGACCTGATGCACCGCAACCTCGACCGGCGCGTCGAGGTGCTCGTGCCGCTCCCGCAGCGCCGGCTCGTGGAGGACGTCGGCGCGCTGCTCGATCTGGCCTTCGACGACGAAACCAACGCCTGGGAGCTCGCGGCGGACGGGAGCTGGCGGCGTACCAATGGCACCCAGCACCTGCACGAGATCCTCATCCGTGTGCACCGTGCGCGTCGCCCGCGGGCCGAGAAGCAGCGGTTGGGTACCCGGGCGCGACGGAGCTAG
- a CDS encoding NUDIX hydrolase produces MPHEPEADETAIHAAGAVIAAPRKRVLLVHRPKYDDWSFPKGKVDPGEHVTTTAVREVGEETGLHVRLGVPLPAQRYPVATDDGVREKVVHYWAARVHGDDDISGYRPNAEIDEVAWVPYDEARERLTHERDRELLEQWYPLRKRTRTLLVLRHATAMGRSSWNGPDPDRPLTERGSLQAHELVPVLAAYGIERIVSSPSRRCAETVTPYADATGTDIDWQEALSEEGTSREGVEAIVAAAYDAPERHVALCTHRPVLPRVLRAVGEPYEPLEAAGMLVVHHRTNSRGVRTVVAVEHHVPRR; encoded by the coding sequence ATGCCCCACGAGCCCGAGGCGGACGAGACGGCGATCCACGCCGCCGGTGCGGTGATCGCGGCTCCCCGCAAACGGGTGCTGCTGGTGCACCGCCCCAAGTACGACGACTGGTCCTTCCCGAAGGGCAAGGTCGACCCCGGCGAGCACGTCACGACCACCGCCGTCCGCGAGGTCGGCGAGGAGACCGGCCTGCACGTGCGCCTCGGCGTACCTCTGCCCGCGCAGCGCTACCCCGTCGCGACCGACGACGGCGTGCGCGAGAAGGTCGTGCACTACTGGGCAGCGCGGGTGCACGGTGACGACGACATCTCCGGCTACCGGCCCAACGCGGAGATCGACGAGGTCGCCTGGGTGCCGTACGACGAGGCGCGCGAGCGCCTGACCCACGAGCGGGACCGCGAGCTGCTGGAGCAGTGGTACCCCCTGCGCAAGCGCACCCGCACCCTCCTCGTCCTGCGCCACGCCACCGCGATGGGCCGCAGCAGCTGGAACGGACCCGACCCCGACCGCCCGCTCACCGAGCGCGGGTCGCTGCAGGCGCACGAGCTCGTGCCGGTGCTGGCGGCGTACGGGATCGAACGGATCGTAAGCTCGCCCAGCCGGCGGTGCGCCGAGACCGTCACGCCGTACGCCGACGCGACCGGCACCGACATCGACTGGCAGGAGGCGCTCAGCGAGGAGGGCACCTCCCGCGAGGGGGTCGAGGCGATCGTCGCCGCGGCGTACGACGCCCCCGAGCGCCACGTCGCGCTGTGCACCCACCGCCCGGTGCTGCCCCGGGTGCTGCGGGCGGTGGGTGAGCCCTACGAGCCGCTCGAGGCGGCCGGGATGCTGGTCGTGCACCACCGCACCAACAGCCGCGGCGTCCGCACCGTCGTCGCCGTCGAACACCACGTGCCACGCCGGTGA
- a CDS encoding alpha/beta hydrolase — protein sequence MSSRVGGATGDTAAGSERLRAVVRRLGAAGDVVQGVALRRLMGLPEGVQRRLVGRPVVRDGLTLATEIQLLFALQRLMGEDGLDAEDHASDEARRDLVRQARLASGNPPIGGSHDLVVDGAAGPLDARLYIPRALLRASEVPGGLTPLSGTADPLLIWYHGGGMLRGDLDSHDAVCRVLAEEAGCRVLSVAYRLAPEHPFPAGADDAFAAYRWVLRNAAGIGADPERVALGGDSAGAYLAAVASLEAVAAGMAPAYQLLVYPVTDWGALAADRESRSRKLFDAGFLLTRDFMNAAEAAYLGSADPDDPRLNLHRAELAGLPPTYVCTAGFDPLRDEGERFVEELRAAGVEVTHQRFAPLIHAFVHLMGGRESRGALSAIATALRRGLVG from the coding sequence GTGAGCAGCAGGGTGGGCGGGGCGACGGGTGACACGGCTGCCGGTAGCGAGCGGTTGAGAGCGGTCGTACGACGGCTCGGGGCAGCCGGTGACGTGGTCCAGGGCGTGGCGCTGCGGCGGTTGATGGGCCTGCCCGAAGGGGTGCAGCGCCGGCTGGTGGGGCGCCCGGTGGTCCGGGACGGGCTCACGCTCGCGACCGAGATCCAGCTGCTGTTCGCGCTGCAGCGCCTGATGGGCGAGGACGGCCTCGACGCCGAGGACCACGCCAGCGACGAGGCCCGCCGCGACCTCGTGCGCCAGGCGCGCCTGGCCTCCGGCAACCCGCCGATCGGTGGGTCCCATGACCTCGTCGTCGACGGCGCCGCCGGGCCGCTGGACGCCCGGCTCTACATCCCCCGCGCCTTGTTGCGCGCCAGCGAGGTGCCCGGTGGACTCACGCCGCTCTCGGGGACGGCCGACCCGCTGCTGATTTGGTATCACGGCGGCGGGATGCTCCGCGGCGACCTCGACAGTCACGACGCAGTGTGCCGCGTCCTCGCCGAGGAGGCCGGCTGTCGCGTGCTGTCGGTCGCCTACCGGCTCGCGCCGGAGCACCCGTTCCCGGCGGGCGCCGACGACGCCTTCGCGGCGTACCGCTGGGTGCTGCGCAACGCCGCCGGCATCGGCGCCGACCCCGAAAGGGTCGCGCTCGGCGGCGACTCCGCGGGCGCCTACCTCGCTGCGGTCGCGTCCCTGGAGGCCGTGGCGGCCGGGATGGCTCCGGCGTACCAGCTGCTGGTCTATCCGGTCACCGACTGGGGCGCGCTCGCGGCGGACCGCGAGTCGCGCAGCCGCAAGCTCTTCGACGCGGGCTTCCTGCTCACCCGGGACTTCATGAACGCCGCCGAGGCCGCCTACCTCGGCAGCGCCGACCCCGACGACCCGCGCCTGAACCTGCACCGCGCCGAGCTGGCGGGGCTACCCCCGACGTACGTCTGCACCGCCGGCTTCGACCCCCTGCGCGACGAGGGCGAGCGGTTCGTCGAGGAGCTGCGCGCCGCCGGCGTCGAGGTCACCCACCAGCGCTTCGCCCCCCTCATCCACGCCTTCGTCCACCTCATGGGTGGTCGTGAGTCGCGTGGCGCGCTCTCCGCCATCGCCACCGCCCTCCGCCGGGGGTTGGTGGGGTAG
- a CDS encoding winged helix-turn-helix transcriptional regulator: MSSLLLLTGSLQPSADVLPALALLRHQVKILPAEGSALLDAPDADVVLVDARTDLAHARDLCRLIRTTGAIAPVLLIVTEGGLAVVAADWGMDDVVLATCGPAELDARLRVAIERLAAQRNPEDDDGHVIRNGELVINDASYTAKLGARSLDLTFKEFELLKFLAQHPGRVLTRQQLLQEVWGYDYFGGTRTVDVHVRRLRAKLGPENESLIGTVRNVGYRFVTQAVDRSEAGAADAADGVGGVGGAGTDAAAREDSPAGAEST; this comes from the coding sequence ATGAGCTCGCTGCTGCTGCTGACCGGCTCCTTGCAGCCGTCGGCCGACGTGCTCCCTGCCCTCGCGCTGCTGCGCCACCAGGTGAAGATCCTGCCCGCCGAGGGCAGCGCTTTGTTGGATGCGCCCGACGCCGACGTCGTGCTGGTCGACGCCCGCACCGACCTCGCCCACGCCCGCGACCTGTGCCGGCTGATCCGTACGACCGGGGCGATCGCGCCGGTGCTCCTGATCGTCACCGAGGGCGGGCTCGCCGTCGTCGCCGCCGACTGGGGCATGGACGACGTCGTGCTGGCGACCTGCGGTCCGGCTGAGCTCGATGCCCGGCTGCGGGTGGCGATCGAGCGGCTGGCGGCGCAGCGCAACCCCGAGGACGACGACGGGCACGTGATCCGCAACGGCGAGCTGGTGATCAACGACGCCAGCTACACCGCCAAGCTCGGCGCGCGGTCGCTCGACCTGACGTTCAAGGAGTTCGAGCTGCTGAAGTTCCTGGCGCAGCACCCCGGCCGGGTGCTGACGCGCCAGCAGCTGCTGCAGGAGGTGTGGGGCTACGACTACTTCGGTGGCACCCGCACCGTCGACGTCCACGTACGTCGGCTGCGGGCCAAGCTCGGCCCGGAGAACGAGTCGCTGATCGGCACCGTGCGCAACGTCGGGTACCGGTTCGTCACCCAGGCCGTCGACCGGTCCGAGGCGGGTGCCGCGGACGCGGCGGATGGCGTGGGTGGCGTCGGTGGCGCGGGAACGGACGCTGCGGCGCGCGAGGACTCCCCGGCCGGGGCGGAGTCCACGTGA
- a CDS encoding type IV toxin-antitoxin system AbiEi family antitoxin domain-containing protein, whose protein sequence is MSIANMVGLGPGFLRREALALGLTDTTLRRAIAKGELIRARQGLYVDGLWWRNADPQSRHVEVARAAARLFTRPIVMSHWTAALLHGLPVWDVDLRRVHVTHLVPASGRLQGGIVHHRSSRELTGNGTVGNVPVTGAARTVIDCVKLGGVERGMVVADAALAKGLVTPRCLANQALAQDHDPHSLPVRLVVGGATALAQSAGETRSRLLFSRTGLPTPELQYKVYGAFGELLGIVDFAWPEYGVIVEFDGKVKYVDFVPEGETAVDVLMKEKRREDRIREATGWAVIRLTWDDLDAPERTAARIRRAMTRRSGAPA, encoded by the coding sequence ATGTCGATTGCGAATATGGTGGGACTCGGTCCCGGCTTCCTGCGCCGTGAGGCGCTCGCCCTCGGGCTCACGGACACGACACTTCGACGCGCCATCGCCAAGGGCGAGCTGATTCGTGCCCGGCAGGGGCTGTACGTCGATGGGCTTTGGTGGCGGAATGCCGATCCGCAGTCGCGGCACGTCGAGGTTGCTCGCGCTGCTGCCAGGTTGTTCACCCGGCCCATCGTGATGTCGCACTGGACAGCGGCGTTGCTGCACGGGTTGCCGGTGTGGGACGTCGACCTCCGGCGAGTGCACGTCACCCACCTGGTCCCAGCCTCCGGCCGCTTGCAAGGGGGAATCGTGCACCACCGCAGCAGCCGGGAGCTGACAGGAAATGGAACGGTCGGAAACGTGCCGGTTACCGGAGCAGCACGCACGGTGATCGACTGCGTCAAGCTCGGCGGCGTCGAGCGAGGCATGGTGGTGGCCGACGCCGCTCTGGCCAAGGGTCTGGTCACGCCCCGGTGTCTTGCCAACCAGGCGCTGGCGCAGGACCACGATCCGCACAGCTTGCCCGTGCGGCTGGTCGTCGGCGGTGCTACGGCGCTCGCCCAGTCAGCCGGTGAGACTCGATCGCGTCTGCTCTTCTCGCGCACCGGGCTGCCGACGCCGGAGCTGCAGTACAAGGTCTACGGCGCATTCGGCGAGCTGCTCGGGATCGTGGACTTCGCCTGGCCGGAGTACGGCGTGATCGTCGAATTCGACGGCAAGGTCAAGTACGTCGACTTCGTCCCGGAGGGCGAAACGGCCGTCGATGTCCTCATGAAGGAGAAGCGACGGGAGGATCGCATTCGCGAGGCGACCGGGTGGGCGGTCATCCGACTCACGTGGGACGACCTCGACGCGCCCGAGCGTACGGCGGCGCGGATTCGGCGCGCGATGACGCGCCGCAGTGGCGCTCCGGCGTGA
- a CDS encoding glycosyltransferase family 4 protein, whose amino-acid sequence MTPPVRVAVVTPYYPPSVGGLERYTHRIARALHAEPDFDVVVITTGDSRRTHTSVEDGVEVVRLAPWLKVSNSPVSGWWPVQLRRLLRDHRIDVVHAHAPTPFLADVASYVAGPRPVVLTYHAGSLVKGESRAVDTLLRTYERVVLPRVFARAQELVAVSPVARTCETGRARLIPPGVDTDVFRPGTPPPDPTVLYVGRLQRTSRWKGVTVLLDAFAAVARERPDARLVLVGDGDDVPALRAHATALGIDSRVAWRGALSGAALVDAYQRASVVALPSLTEAESFGMTLIEAMACGRPVVGSRIGGIPFVVRDGVDGRLVPPGDAPALAAALVDVLATGDRETMGRAGRQAAVERWDWSHSTDATLQVLREVAGTARTCVAP is encoded by the coding sequence GTGACTCCCCCGGTGCGCGTCGCGGTGGTGACGCCGTACTACCCGCCCAGCGTGGGCGGACTCGAGCGATACACCCACCGCATCGCCCGCGCGCTCCACGCCGAGCCGGACTTCGACGTCGTCGTGATCACGACGGGCGACTCCCGGCGTACGCACACCAGCGTCGAGGACGGCGTCGAGGTCGTTCGTCTGGCGCCGTGGCTGAAGGTCTCCAACAGCCCCGTCAGCGGCTGGTGGCCGGTGCAGCTGCGGCGCCTGCTGCGCGATCACCGGATCGACGTCGTGCACGCGCACGCTCCGACGCCGTTCCTCGCCGACGTGGCGTCCTACGTGGCGGGCCCGCGGCCCGTGGTGCTGACCTACCACGCCGGTTCGCTGGTCAAGGGGGAGAGCCGCGCAGTCGACACGCTGTTGCGCACCTACGAGCGGGTCGTGCTCCCGCGGGTCTTCGCGCGCGCTCAGGAGCTCGTCGCGGTCTCGCCGGTCGCGAGGACGTGCGAGACGGGACGAGCCCGCCTGATCCCGCCCGGCGTCGACACCGACGTCTTCCGGCCGGGGACGCCGCCGCCGGATCCGACGGTGCTCTATGTCGGACGGCTGCAGCGGACGTCGCGGTGGAAGGGCGTGACCGTGCTGCTGGACGCCTTCGCCGCGGTTGCCCGCGAGCGGCCCGACGCGCGCCTGGTGCTCGTCGGCGACGGTGACGACGTGCCCGCGCTGCGTGCGCACGCCACGGCGCTCGGCATCGACTCCCGGGTCGCGTGGCGGGGGGCGCTGTCGGGTGCCGCGTTGGTGGACGCCTACCAGCGCGCCTCGGTGGTCGCGCTGCCCTCGCTGACCGAGGCCGAGTCGTTCGGGATGACCCTGATCGAGGCGATGGCCTGTGGCCGACCCGTCGTCGGCAGCCGCATCGGCGGGATCCCGTTCGTCGTCCGCGACGGGGTCGATGGTCGGCTCGTGCCGCCCGGTGACGCCCCCGCGCTGGCCGCCGCGCTGGTGGACGTCCTGGCCACCGGGGACCGCGAGACGATGGGCCGGGCCGGACGACAGGCGGCCGTGGAGCGGTGGGACTGGTCGCACTCCACCGACGCCACCTTGCAGGTCCTCCGTGAGGTTGCCGGGACCGCACGCACCTGCGTGGCTCCCTGA
- a CDS encoding MoaD/ThiS family protein, which translates to MTEASTDVAAEQTTPAGTVTVRYWAAARSAAGRESDRVELGPEGTLAEVLATVSRVHADSPKFADVLGCCSILVGDRPVAGLEPSDVRVRPGDSVELLPPFAGG; encoded by the coding sequence GTGACGGAGGCATCAACCGACGTGGCGGCGGAGCAGACGACACCTGCGGGGACGGTGACGGTGCGGTACTGGGCGGCTGCCCGCTCTGCCGCCGGACGTGAGAGCGACCGCGTGGAGCTCGGGCCCGAAGGCACGCTGGCGGAGGTGCTCGCGACCGTGAGCCGGGTCCACGCGGACTCGCCGAAGTTCGCCGACGTGCTGGGCTGCTGCTCGATCCTGGTGGGCGATCGGCCCGTCGCGGGGCTCGAGCCGAGCGACGTACGCGTGCGTCCGGGGGACTCCGTGGAGCTGCTGCCGCCGTTCGCCGGAGGGTGA
- a CDS encoding glycosyltransferase family 2 protein: MPAQPSRVSGVLAPDAADLPISGAVPRPAPQRADGAHAWAELRVAAIIPCHNEAGAIEKVVRDLKHHVAGIDVYVYDNCSTDGTVEEAARAGAIVRHEPLKGKGNVVRRAFADVEADVYLLIDGDDTYDPAAAPAMITTLIEGNYDQVLGIRQQLAEAAGAYRPNHEWGNRVLNGVVGAIFGSNVGDMLSGYRVFSRRLVKSFPAVSREFEIETELTVHTLSLRAPTTTRPVGFRERAAGTESKLRTYRDGFKILGLILTLTRHERPMAFYGAVAALHMMLAVALGTPVIAQFLQTGMVPRMPTMATAIALGIVACLSITAGLILDGMRKTRHELSRLVYLQQSCVGAL, translated from the coding sequence GTGCCCGCCCAGCCCTCCCGGGTGTCCGGCGTCCTCGCACCGGACGCCGCGGACCTCCCGATCAGCGGCGCGGTGCCGCGACCCGCACCCCAGCGCGCCGACGGCGCACACGCCTGGGCGGAGCTGAGGGTCGCGGCAATCATCCCGTGCCACAACGAGGCCGGTGCGATCGAGAAGGTCGTGCGCGACCTCAAGCATCACGTCGCCGGCATCGACGTCTATGTCTACGACAACTGCAGCACCGACGGCACCGTCGAGGAGGCGGCCAGGGCGGGTGCGATCGTGCGGCACGAACCGCTCAAGGGCAAGGGCAACGTCGTACGCCGTGCCTTCGCCGACGTCGAGGCCGACGTCTACCTGCTCATCGACGGCGACGACACCTACGACCCGGCGGCGGCCCCCGCCATGATCACCACCCTCATTGAAGGCAACTACGACCAGGTCCTCGGCATCCGCCAACAGCTCGCCGAGGCCGCCGGCGCCTACCGTCCCAACCACGAGTGGGGCAACCGCGTGCTCAACGGCGTGGTCGGTGCCATCTTCGGCTCCAACGTCGGCGACATGCTCAGTGGCTACCGGGTGTTCTCCCGCCGGCTGGTGAAGAGCTTCCCGGCGGTCTCGCGCGAGTTCGAGATCGAGACCGAGCTCACCGTGCACACCCTGAGCCTGCGGGCGCCGACCACGACGCGCCCCGTCGGATTCCGCGAGCGCGCGGCCGGCACCGAGAGCAAGCTGCGCACCTACCGCGACGGCTTCAAGATCCTCGGCTTGATCCTCACCCTGACCCGGCACGAACGCCCGATGGCGTTCTACGGCGCCGTCGCGGCGCTGCACATGATGCTGGCGGTCGCGCTCGGCACCCCGGTCATCGCCCAGTTCCTGCAGACCGGCATGGTGCCGCGCATGCCCACGATGGCCACGGCGATCGCGCTGGGCATCGTGGCGTGCCTGTCGATCACCGCGGGGCTGATCCTCGACGGCATGCGCAAGACGCGGCACGAGCTGAGCCGACTGGTCTACCTCCAGCAGTCCTGCGTCGGAGCACTCTGA
- the mshD gene encoding mycothiol synthase, whose protein sequence is MTTGLDDRLRAAIETVAGAACDHDGADPLDEATRLALRHRDESEMAVWLAGDADAFALLVDGDLSLVTHPDARRRGLAATLLDEVIAAAGTEPLTAWSHGDHPAAVRLGSAYGFARVRELWVMRLTSVSDLPPVEVPEGLVVRGYRDADADEVVRINAAAFASHPEQGRMDRAQLAQRMDQDWFDPAGLLVAEDTAAPGRLLGFHWTKLPVGSQVGEVYVVGIDPAAQGRGLGRLLTLAGLHHLAGRGVIEVELYVEGDNHPAQRTYSGLGFTHPPADTHVQYRRDANSLHV, encoded by the coding sequence GTGACGACAGGACTCGACGACCGGTTGCGCGCGGCCATCGAGACCGTCGCCGGCGCTGCTTGCGACCACGACGGCGCCGATCCGCTCGACGAGGCCACCCGCCTCGCGCTGCGCCATCGCGACGAGTCCGAGATGGCCGTCTGGCTCGCCGGCGACGCCGACGCCTTCGCGCTTCTCGTCGACGGTGACCTCAGCCTGGTCACCCACCCCGACGCCCGACGCCGCGGCCTCGCCGCAACCCTGCTGGACGAGGTGATCGCTGCGGCCGGGACCGAACCGCTCACCGCGTGGTCCCACGGTGACCACCCTGCCGCCGTGCGGTTGGGGTCGGCGTACGGGTTTGCGAGGGTGCGGGAGCTGTGGGTGATGCGGCTGACGTCCGTGTCCGACCTGCCGCCGGTGGAGGTGCCCGAGGGGCTGGTGGTGCGGGGCTACCGCGACGCCGACGCCGACGAGGTCGTGCGCATCAACGCCGCCGCCTTCGCCTCCCACCCCGAGCAGGGACGCATGGACCGCGCCCAGCTCGCGCAGCGGATGGACCAGGACTGGTTCGACCCCGCCGGCCTGCTCGTCGCCGAGGACACCGCCGCCCCGGGCCGCCTGCTCGGCTTCCACTGGACCAAGCTCCCCGTCGGCTCGCAGGTCGGGGAGGTCTACGTCGTCGGCATCGACCCCGCCGCCCAGGGCCGCGGCCTCGGCCGCCTCCTCACCCTCGCCGGCCTCCACCACCTCGCCGGCCGCGGGGTCATCGAGGTCGAGCTGTACGTCGAGGGCGACAACCACCCCGCCCAGCGCACCTACTCCGGCCTCGGCTTCACCCACCCCCCTGCCGACACCCACGTGCAGTATCGTCGGGACGCAAATTCGCTACACGTGTAG
- a CDS encoding TlpA family protein disulfide reductase, translating into MSAGLWVLIVALAAATAFGLVRAARDGRFRPARGVADVPATPPATAPGAAGEPTAAGAATESAVPVLGPADLGAELGERATLVQFSTAFCAPCRATRQVLGDVAGRVPGVAHVEVDAEQQLALVRRLGILRTPTTLILDPAGAEVTRAAGAPTRAAVLGTLHHRLGIDSRDPSSEEAPR; encoded by the coding sequence ATGTCCGCAGGTCTGTGGGTGCTGATCGTCGCCCTCGCCGCCGCGACCGCCTTCGGGCTGGTGCGCGCGGCGCGTGACGGGCGTTTCCGGCCGGCGCGCGGGGTGGCGGACGTGCCGGCGACTCCCCCGGCGACCGCGCCCGGCGCGGCGGGTGAGCCGACTGCTGCTGGAGCGGCGACCGAGTCCGCCGTACCCGTGCTGGGTCCTGCCGACCTCGGCGCCGAGCTCGGAGAGCGGGCGACGCTGGTGCAGTTCTCGACCGCGTTCTGCGCGCCGTGTCGCGCGACCCGGCAGGTGCTCGGCGACGTGGCCGGGCGGGTGCCGGGCGTGGCACACGTCGAGGTCGACGCAGAGCAGCAACTGGCATTGGTACGCCGCCTCGGGATCCTGCGCACCCCTACCACCTTGATCCTCGACCCGGCGGGAGCCGAGGTCACCCGCGCGGCGGGTGCGCCTACCCGAGCCGCGGTGTTGGGGACGCTGCACCACCGGCTCGGCATCGACAGTCGGGACCCGAGCAGCGAGGAGGCGCCCCGGTGA